One Cellulomonas soli DNA window includes the following coding sequences:
- a CDS encoding Fpg/Nei family DNA glycosylase gives MPEGHTVHRIARQLTLDLAGRPVAVSSPQGRFAAGARRLDGQVVLRADAVGKQLFVTFASGDVLRVHLGLYGAWDLYGRVSPLTDGRAAVGSLGAPRLRRAVRLGEREQSLPGAADEGVPEDFPPTPVGAVRVRLATAETVADLRGPSACEVLDPVQAQVAVDRLGPDPAAADDLDAARAVVVRRVTARGVPVGQLLMDQAVVAGIGNIYRAELLFRARLDPWTPGRRVPAEVVGALWDDWAVLLADGIRTGVTLTREDLDATGREQALADPTARHSVYGRPGQPCRVCGTPVLVEPMAARKLYRCATCQR, from the coding sequence GTGCCCGAGGGTCATACCGTCCACCGCATCGCCCGCCAGCTCACGCTCGACCTGGCGGGGCGTCCTGTCGCCGTGTCCTCACCGCAGGGCCGGTTCGCCGCGGGCGCGCGCCGGCTGGACGGGCAGGTGGTCCTGCGGGCGGACGCGGTGGGCAAGCAGCTGTTCGTCACGTTCGCGTCCGGGGACGTGCTGCGCGTGCACCTGGGCCTGTACGGCGCGTGGGACCTGTACGGCCGGGTCTCGCCGCTGACCGACGGGCGCGCGGCGGTCGGCAGCCTGGGTGCCCCACGGCTGCGCCGGGCCGTGCGGCTCGGCGAGCGCGAGCAGTCGCTCCCGGGTGCGGCGGACGAGGGCGTGCCGGAGGACTTCCCGCCGACCCCCGTCGGTGCGGTGCGGGTCCGGCTGGCGACCGCCGAGACGGTGGCGGACCTGCGCGGCCCGTCGGCGTGCGAGGTGCTCGACCCGGTGCAGGCGCAGGTGGCGGTCGACCGGCTCGGCCCGGACCCGGCCGCAGCGGACGATCTCGATGCGGCCCGCGCGGTCGTCGTCCGACGCGTCACGGCTCGCGGCGTGCCCGTCGGCCAGCTGCTCATGGATCAGGCTGTCGTGGCCGGCATCGGCAACATCTACCGCGCCGAGCTGCTCTTCCGTGCCCGGCTCGACCCGTGGACGCCGGGCCGGCGGGTGCCTGCCGAGGTCGTCGGCGCCCTGTGGGACGACTGGGCCGTGCTGCTCGCCGACGGCATCCGCACGGGGGTCACGCTGACCCGCGAGGACCTGGACGCGACCGGACGCGAGCAGGCACTGGCCGACCCGACCGCGCGGCACTCGGTGTACGGGCGGCCCGGGCAGCCGTGCCGGGTGTGCGGCACGCCCGTGCTGGTCGAGCCGATGGCCGCCCGCAAGCTCTACCGCTGCGCGACCTGCCAGCGCTGA
- a CDS encoding VOC family protein, giving the protein MKIRIQEVVVDCADPAALAAFWGAVMATRWVARDPSWATVDAGPLLLAFQQVPEPKSSPKNRLHLDVQVPDARAAVEHAVGLGARVLSGPMLDEHGDGYVVLTDPEGNEFCFVVDERSGWEQSQRDLLAAAPDPGEHRA; this is encoded by the coding sequence ATGAAGATCCGCATCCAGGAGGTCGTCGTCGACTGCGCCGACCCGGCGGCCCTCGCCGCGTTCTGGGGAGCCGTCATGGCGACCCGGTGGGTGGCCCGGGACCCGTCGTGGGCGACGGTCGACGCCGGCCCCCTGCTGCTCGCGTTCCAGCAGGTGCCCGAGCCGAAGTCCTCCCCGAAGAACCGCCTGCACCTGGACGTGCAGGTGCCCGACGCCCGGGCGGCGGTCGAGCACGCGGTCGGGCTCGGTGCGCGCGTGCTGAGCGGTCCGATGCTCGACGAGCACGGCGACGGGTACGTCGTGCTCACCGACCCGGAGGGCAACGAGTTCTGCTTCGTCGTCGACGAGCGCAGCGGGTGGGAGCAGTCCCAGCGCGACCTGCTCGCCGCGGCACCCGACCCGGGCGAGCACCGGGCCTGA
- a CDS encoding LLM class F420-dependent oxidoreductase, translating to MDLRIFTEPQQGATYDELLAVAKATEDLGFDGFFRSDHYLAMGSGDGLPGPTDAWTTLAGLARETSRIRLGTLVSSATFRHPGVLAIQVAQVDQMSGGRVELGLGAGWFEQEHAAYGIPFPPKRFDLLTEQLEVVTGLWGTPVGGRFDHTGAHYTLTGSPALPKPVQTSSLDASKAGVPVIVGGLGPKRTPALAARFAAEFNLAFPPLADVGDHVARAHAACEAIGRDPRTLTMSAALVLCAGRTDAEVDRRAAAIGRDPLELREVGVAGTPSALVDRLGVLAELGLERVYLQVLDLHDLDHLELVASEVASQLG from the coding sequence ATGGATCTGCGCATCTTCACCGAGCCCCAGCAGGGCGCGACGTACGACGAGCTGCTCGCGGTGGCCAAGGCCACCGAGGACCTCGGCTTCGACGGCTTCTTCCGCTCCGACCACTACCTGGCCATGGGGTCCGGCGACGGCCTGCCCGGGCCGACCGACGCCTGGACGACGCTGGCCGGGCTGGCCCGTGAGACCAGCCGCATCCGCCTCGGCACGCTCGTGTCGTCGGCGACCTTCCGGCACCCGGGCGTGCTGGCCATCCAGGTCGCCCAGGTCGACCAGATGTCCGGCGGCCGGGTCGAGCTGGGCCTGGGCGCCGGCTGGTTCGAGCAGGAGCACGCGGCGTACGGCATCCCGTTCCCACCCAAGCGGTTCGACCTGCTGACCGAGCAGCTCGAGGTCGTCACGGGCCTGTGGGGCACACCCGTGGGCGGTCGGTTCGACCACACCGGGGCGCACTACACGCTGACCGGCTCCCCGGCGCTGCCCAAGCCCGTGCAGACCTCGTCGCTCGACGCGTCGAAGGCGGGCGTGCCGGTCATCGTCGGCGGGCTGGGCCCGAAGCGGACGCCCGCGCTCGCGGCCCGGTTCGCCGCGGAGTTCAACCTGGCGTTCCCGCCGCTGGCCGACGTGGGCGACCACGTGGCCCGCGCGCACGCGGCGTGCGAGGCGATCGGCCGTGACCCGCGCACGCTGACGATGTCGGCCGCGCTGGTGCTGTGCGCGGGGCGCACGGACGCCGAGGTCGACCGTCGGGCCGCCGCGATCGGCCGCGACCCGCTCGAGCTGCGCGAGGTGGGCGTGGCCGGTACGCCGTCCGCCCTCGTCGACCGCCTCGGCGTGCTCGCCGAGCTCGGCCTGGAGCGGGTGTACCTGCAGGTGCTCGACCTGCACGACCTGGACCACCTCGAGCTCGTGGCGAGCGAGGTCGCCTCACAGCTCGGCTGA
- a CDS encoding glycosyltransferase 87 family protein has protein sequence MIWLGVVAIPEKAFWDLTLYRYWMWQGLEQGHWPVLSGEWVYPAGAIVPMLAAAVGGTGTGSGYMVAWSLMITLLDAVAVLVLLHAPVLARSAPPQTGDDEPGADVPIGPRLGAWCWIAFLLLLGPVAMGRLDAVVAPLVVVGLVLALRSPRTSAALLAFGTWVKVSPGPLLLPQVLAVRRPWRDVVLPAAVVSALVSGVVVLGGGGQHLLSFLGEQDGRGLQIEAVGGTPWLIAALWSTSVRREWNEALVTVELHGVGAQGMADVLGALFVLAVVACAALLWWVRRRTGPVFWEDEDARLAFVMRGAMLVSTALIVFNKVGSPQYVGWLAAPVVVALSLGLPRWRTTAVLVLGIAAATQVVFPWSYDLILSGVPGATLVLVGRNVALVVLLVHTARELWTEAVRRTSATTHRPRGVSAEL, from the coding sequence ATGATCTGGTTGGGCGTCGTCGCGATCCCCGAGAAGGCGTTCTGGGACCTGACGCTCTACCGGTACTGGATGTGGCAAGGGCTCGAGCAGGGCCACTGGCCGGTGCTGTCGGGCGAGTGGGTCTACCCGGCGGGGGCGATCGTGCCGATGCTGGCCGCCGCCGTGGGCGGCACGGGCACCGGGTCGGGGTACATGGTCGCGTGGTCGCTCATGATCACGCTGCTCGACGCTGTCGCGGTCCTGGTCCTGCTGCACGCGCCCGTGCTCGCGCGGTCAGCGCCGCCGCAGACCGGTGACGACGAGCCCGGCGCGGACGTCCCGATCGGGCCGCGCCTCGGCGCGTGGTGCTGGATCGCCTTCCTGCTGCTGCTCGGACCGGTTGCGATGGGCCGCCTGGACGCGGTCGTGGCCCCGCTCGTCGTCGTCGGGCTGGTCCTCGCGCTGCGCTCGCCGCGCACGTCGGCCGCGCTCCTCGCGTTCGGCACCTGGGTCAAGGTCTCCCCCGGGCCGCTGCTGCTGCCTCAGGTGCTGGCCGTGCGCCGGCCGTGGCGGGACGTCGTCCTGCCCGCCGCCGTGGTGTCGGCCCTGGTCAGCGGCGTGGTCGTGCTCGGGGGCGGCGGGCAGCACCTGCTGTCGTTCCTCGGCGAGCAGGACGGCCGGGGGCTGCAGATCGAGGCTGTCGGGGGTACTCCCTGGCTGATCGCGGCCCTGTGGTCGACGAGCGTGCGCCGCGAGTGGAACGAGGCGCTCGTCACCGTCGAGCTGCACGGCGTGGGCGCCCAGGGCATGGCCGACGTGCTCGGGGCGCTGTTCGTCCTGGCGGTCGTCGCGTGCGCCGCTCTGCTGTGGTGGGTGCGCCGACGTACCGGACCGGTCTTCTGGGAGGACGAGGACGCGCGGCTCGCGTTCGTGATGCGGGGCGCGATGCTCGTCTCGACGGCCCTCATCGTCTTCAACAAGGTCGGTTCGCCGCAGTACGTGGGGTGGCTGGCGGCGCCCGTCGTCGTGGCCCTGTCGCTGGGCCTGCCGCGCTGGCGCACGACCGCCGTGCTCGTGCTCGGCATCGCGGCTGCCACCCAGGTCGTGTTCCCGTGGAGCTACGACCTGATCCTGTCCGGCGTTCCGGGCGCGACGCTCGTGCTCGTCGGGCGCAACGTCGCCCTCGTCGTGCTGCTCGTGCACACCGCCCGTGAGCTGTGGACCGAGGCGGTGCGCCGCACGTCCGCGACGACGCACCGCCCCCGGGGGGTCTCAGCCGAGCTGTGA
- a CDS encoding uracil-xanthine permease family protein, whose amino-acid sequence MSSIGWRVHGDGRRVTPGEVVAPDERLTWPRTIGIGLQHIVAMFGATFLVPLITGFSPQTTLFFSAVGTVGFLLITGNRLPSYLGSSFAFLAPIAAATASGGQSVAVGGILVTGIALALVGLLVHVVGGRWIDVVMPPVVTGTIVALIGFNLAPAAWNNVKVAPVTAIVTLGSIIFVSVFFRGMLGRLAILVGVLVGYAVALVRGEVVFDAVRTASWVGLPDFVTPTFDVSVLGLFLPVVFVLVAENVGHVKSVAAMTGKSYDDLTGRALLADGLATTLAGLGGGSGTTTYAENIGVMAATRVYSTAAYWVAAGGAFVLALSPKFGALIATVPVGVLGGAGTMLYGMIGILGARIWVQNKVDFSDPVNLTTAAVALVIGVADFTFQTGDLTFAGIALGTAAAIGIYHSMRAITRWRGTGHEPVSPASVPGGDELVG is encoded by the coding sequence GTGAGCAGTATCGGATGGCGCGTGCACGGTGACGGCCGACGGGTCACACCCGGTGAGGTCGTCGCACCCGACGAGCGGCTCACGTGGCCGCGGACGATCGGCATCGGCCTGCAGCACATCGTCGCGATGTTCGGTGCGACGTTCCTCGTGCCGCTCATCACCGGGTTCTCCCCGCAGACGACGCTGTTCTTCTCGGCGGTCGGCACGGTGGGCTTCCTGCTCATCACGGGCAACCGGTTGCCCAGCTACCTCGGGTCGAGCTTCGCGTTCCTGGCGCCGATCGCAGCGGCGACGGCCTCCGGCGGGCAGTCGGTCGCGGTCGGCGGCATCCTCGTCACCGGCATCGCGCTCGCACTGGTGGGTCTGCTGGTGCACGTCGTCGGCGGCCGATGGATCGACGTGGTCATGCCGCCGGTCGTGACGGGCACGATCGTGGCGCTCATCGGGTTCAACCTGGCGCCCGCCGCGTGGAACAACGTGAAGGTCGCCCCGGTCACGGCGATCGTCACGCTCGGCTCGATCATCTTCGTCTCGGTCTTCTTCCGGGGCATGCTCGGCCGGCTCGCGATCCTGGTCGGCGTGCTCGTCGGCTACGCGGTCGCGCTGGTGCGCGGCGAGGTGGTCTTCGACGCGGTGCGGACGGCGTCCTGGGTCGGCCTGCCGGACTTCGTCACGCCCACGTTCGACGTGAGCGTGCTCGGCCTGTTCCTGCCCGTGGTGTTCGTGCTCGTCGCCGAGAACGTCGGCCACGTGAAGTCGGTCGCCGCGATGACGGGCAAGAGCTACGACGACCTGACCGGCCGGGCGCTGCTCGCCGACGGGCTCGCCACGACCCTCGCAGGTCTCGGCGGCGGGTCCGGCACGACGACGTACGCGGAGAACATCGGCGTCATGGCCGCGACCCGCGTGTACTCGACCGCGGCCTACTGGGTCGCCGCGGGCGGCGCGTTCGTCCTGGCCCTCTCGCCGAAGTTCGGTGCCCTGATCGCCACGGTGCCCGTCGGCGTCCTGGGCGGGGCGGGGACGATGCTCTACGGGATGATCGGGATCCTCGGCGCGCGCATCTGGGTGCAGAACAAGGTGGACTTCTCCGACCCGGTCAACCTCACGACCGCCGCCGTCGCGCTGGTCATCGGCGTCGCCGACTTCACCTTCCAGACGGGCGACCTGACGTTCGCCGGCATCGCGCTCGGCACGGCCGCCGCGATCGGCATCTACCACTCCATGCGGGCGATCACGCGCTGGCGGGGCACGGGGCACGAGCCGGTCAGCCCGGCATCGGTCCCCGGCGGCGACGAGCTCGTGGGCTGA
- a CDS encoding LytR C-terminal domain-containing protein — protein MSDADRGRQLRRRHMHERQAAVFGVLLAGLAVVGVGAAAVYTDTVNLSAFDRGFSSPAPTTSAVDRVVCPPAGALPVAYDQVTVNVLNGSGATGVAGLTAENLATRGFVIASTGNGTSFAGTVRLSFGVQGIAAAYTLAAQFTDPTLTFVDRADATVDVTVGKIYDDLVPVADVVLDPAAALTGPEGCVPVEELLAAAATASATPPAAETTAPAEG, from the coding sequence GTGAGCGACGCCGACCGCGGGCGCCAGCTGCGCCGACGCCACATGCACGAACGGCAGGCGGCCGTCTTCGGCGTGCTGCTGGCCGGGCTGGCCGTCGTCGGCGTCGGCGCGGCCGCCGTGTACACCGACACGGTCAACCTGTCCGCGTTCGACCGTGGGTTCAGCTCCCCGGCACCGACGACGTCAGCGGTCGACCGTGTCGTGTGCCCCCCCGCGGGCGCGCTGCCCGTCGCGTACGACCAGGTCACCGTGAACGTGCTCAACGGCTCCGGCGCCACCGGCGTCGCTGGCCTCACGGCGGAGAACCTCGCGACCCGCGGCTTCGTCATCGCCTCGACCGGGAACGGCACCTCGTTCGCCGGCACCGTCCGGCTGAGCTTCGGGGTGCAGGGCATCGCCGCGGCGTACACGCTCGCCGCGCAGTTCACCGACCCCACCCTGACGTTCGTCGACCGGGCGGACGCCACGGTGGACGTCACCGTCGGCAAGATCTACGACGACCTCGTGCCTGTCGCCGACGTGGTGCTCGACCCCGCTGCCGCACTCACCGGTCCCGAGGGCTGCGTGCCCGTCGAGGAGCTGCTCGCCGCCGCGGCGACGGCGTCCGCGACGCCCCCTGCGGCCGAGACCACCGCCCCCGCCGAGGGCTGA
- a CDS encoding type II toxin-antitoxin system VapB family antitoxin translates to MIFKAVGEGRPYPDHGLVTVKQWAEVPPRQVRLDELVTTKRTLDLDALLAEDSTFYGDLFAHVVQFKGVMYLEDGLHRAVRAALQQRAILHARVLVIE, encoded by the coding sequence GTGATCTTCAAGGCGGTGGGCGAGGGCAGGCCCTACCCGGACCACGGGCTCGTCACGGTGAAGCAGTGGGCCGAGGTCCCGCCGCGCCAGGTGCGGCTCGACGAGCTCGTCACGACCAAGCGCACGTTGGACCTCGACGCGCTGCTGGCCGAGGACTCGACCTTCTACGGCGACCTCTTCGCGCACGTCGTGCAGTTCAAGGGCGTCATGTACCTGGAGGACGGTCTGCACCGCGCCGTCCGCGCCGCGCTGCAGCAGCGCGCCATCCTGCACGCGAGAGTTCTGGTGATCGAGTGA
- a CDS encoding cold-shock protein, with amino-acid sequence MPTGIVKWFNAEKGFGFIAPEDGGPDVFAHYSAIATSGYRSLEENQRVQFDVTQGPKGPQASNITPL; translated from the coding sequence ATGCCTACTGGCATCGTGAAGTGGTTCAACGCCGAGAAGGGCTTCGGCTTCATCGCCCCCGAGGACGGCGGGCCTGACGTCTTCGCCCACTACTCGGCCATCGCGACGAGCGGCTACCGCTCGCTCGAGGAGAACCAGCGTGTGCAGTTCGACGTCACGCAGGGCCCGAAGGGCCCGCAGGCGTCGAACATCACGCCTCTCTGA
- a CDS encoding SRPBCC family protein yields MTTRRRSTRTRALLTGAAVLASLPLLRTWSLQWGATETELDAVLPGDDLLPTADHRSTRAVTILAAPEDVWPWLVQMGQDRGGFYSYDAAENLLGLGIRSAERIEPAWQDLQVGDAVLLAPQVPLDVVVADRDRALVLRTPDDGGPGAPYDFTWAFVLQPAPDRTTRLVVRERYAYRAGWTGLVVEPVSMVSFVMSQRMLRGIRDRAERSVSAGRAPVPSDG; encoded by the coding sequence ATGACGACGCGCCGACGGTCCACCCGCACCCGCGCCCTGCTGACCGGCGCCGCCGTCCTCGCCTCGTTGCCGCTGCTGCGCACGTGGTCGCTGCAGTGGGGTGCCACCGAGACCGAGCTCGATGCCGTGCTGCCCGGTGACGACCTCCTGCCGACGGCCGACCACCGGTCGACGCGTGCCGTGACGATCCTCGCCGCGCCGGAGGACGTGTGGCCGTGGCTCGTGCAGATGGGTCAGGACCGCGGTGGCTTCTACTCCTACGACGCGGCGGAGAACCTGCTCGGGCTCGGCATCCGGAGCGCCGAGCGCATCGAGCCCGCGTGGCAGGACCTGCAGGTCGGCGACGCAGTGCTCCTCGCCCCGCAGGTCCCGCTCGACGTCGTGGTCGCCGACCGGGATCGCGCGCTCGTGCTGCGCACACCCGACGACGGGGGCCCGGGGGCGCCGTACGACTTCACCTGGGCCTTCGTGCTGCAGCCGGCGCCGGACCGCACGACGCGCCTCGTCGTGCGCGAGCGGTACGCGTACCGGGCAGGCTGGACGGGCCTCGTCGTGGAGCCGGTGTCGATGGTCAGCTTCGTGATGAGCCAGCGGATGCTGCGCGGGATCCGTGACCGCGCGGAGCGTTCGGTGTCCGCAGGACGGGCACCGGTGCCGTCGGACGGGTGA